CAATGATAACGCAAAGAttctcaatagcaatcaatacttcattgtacatagcgtcactgaatactatcgcaACGTGCACAATGTTGATGCAATCAAACTATAgcacttagaaatataaaaaatagatacaaacctGTTCTCAGATCTACCGAATGTATagacaaaatttcattgaaattggattatggcaactaacactgtgaccgGAGAATAGTCGGTTGCATACCTTACGTCTTTAGTTGtcattgaaatattcaaaaccaaaataaactgAAGCAAAACCTCTTTTCAAATCCTCTTCCTTTCCTAAAGCGTACATTGGGCCTTTGGCCCAACAAAAGTTGAAGTCGGAAAATATCTAGAAGGCCAGTTCTTTCGGAATTTAGAATGCAACAGGTTTGGGTGAAGATTAtgttcttcaaattaattttaaataaaaaaatatttgcatgaaTAAGAGATTATgtcatataattttaaaacatggtACATTTTTATtcccaaaattaaataaaaataattttcagattTATACAAAGGTAATAACAATCTTACAGCTTATttatcttaacatttttaacgtGCTACAACTTCTTATGATTACATTAACAACAACTAATATACAAAAGTAGTTAATCTATAGAAATAAGGAAcataaaaaggatttttcaaaaacccttattaaattttgaaactacTATTGTTTTGCTTAAAGATAAATACTTAAATGACTAGATCAcggatttattttgaaattgatttttgccATTTAGACTCAAACCCAATTGAAACTTTTGGCAGTATTAATTTTGTGACTCCATAAGAACTACATTCTGACCATTCGTTACATTTTTGATCGTAACAGTCTTAGGCTCGTTCCAAGATTGTGTTGtgaattttccaaataaaataaatagcaagTTTCCAACGAAAAAGAACGCCGCTGCAATAAAGAATACAATCCTCCATTGGTCaggatttttctgaaaaaaataaaataaaataaaaactcaatataaattaaaaaatatcgttttgtATCTTACCTCATCTGTAACAATGAATCCAACCATTAGTGGAGCGATGATACTCATAATATTCGCTGCACAATTTGTCAAACCCATGAGAGTGCCAGCAAAGTTCGACGACAGGTCAATGTGATTCATTTGGAATCCCAAATAACAAGATGCATTCATTCCAACTGTCAATGTCAAGAAGATTATCGCCAGAAGCACGTTATCACCATCCATATAGCCCATCCCAATGAGCCCAATTGCTGGAATCCAGTGCCCAAGGGTGTTAAACAATTTTCTACTAAATGCCAGACCCATACATTTGTTTCTGCTTAAAATCTCCGAAATGATAAGGAACACGAAACACAGCAGAAACATTGCCCAGTAAGGCAGTGACGACAACAAAGCATTCGATTTAATGTCCATTCCCAAAATGTTCTTCATATAAGTGGGGATTTCCGTTAACAAAGTCCAGAAGCCCCAGTTGTTGGCACAATGCGCACACAAAACCACATAGAAGGGCACAGAGGTCAGAATGTCCAACCATGGAGTTGGCAGTTTTGGCTTAAGTTCATTCTTCCCTGCACCTGGATCCTCATCGGTGGGAATCATTTCAATGTACAACTTTTCTTCTTCAGAAATAAAGCGATTTTCGGCGGGGCAGCTGGATGCGAAGAAAAACCATAAAACCGCCCAAACACAACCTGCTGCTCCTGATATATAGAATATACTAGGCCAACCAAATGCAGATGAAGCGAGTTCGCCGCTAATGCAGAGCATAAGTGCAGTTCCAAATTGTACTCCCGAATAGCTGATTGTTCCGAGTTTACCACGCTCCGCAAATGGAGCCCATTTGGAGAGGAGATTATGCGATGAAGGAAAAACTGTTCCTTGACAAAGACCCTGGATAACTCGCAACGTACAAACAAGTGGTGATCCGCCAATTTTTGCACAGATGGGGGTTAGGATGGCAAGAATGGAGCAAATAAGAACGCCCCAGAACACAACAAGTTTGGCTCCATATCTTTGAGCCAGCTGGCCGGCTGGAACTTGCGTCACAACGTAGCCCCAAAAGAAGCTACTAAGGATAAGTGATTTGGTTGATTCTGTCCAATCGTAttcctgaaaaaagaaaaccattttACAAAGTTAGAATTTTTCTCTTCAAAGATACTAAAGCCAGATCCTAAGTCTTCTTGTATGTTCTTAGATAGTTAGAAAAGTTAGTCTTAGAAGGAGAACTTCGATATCCAAAAGAATGCGATTAATACTTACGTCGAATTTCGTATTTGTTGATTTATCAGTCATAGCCACAATGGCAACTGACATATTCACTCGAAGTGCATATGCAACAGCTAGGGCAAAGAATATAAGGGCACATTGTACATGTCGTATTCCAAATATTTGTtctgaaaaagaagaaacaaagtcATAAGTTAAGAAATCGAATAAAAACAATAAGTAATTGAATTTAAGCaaacacttttattattttactcttTCAGCTCGAAAAATATGCAACAAAACTTGAATTACAATTTTGGAAGTCTAACTTTAGGTGTTAATCGTTGTGTATTATACATAAAGAAAATACGTTACTGAATGTTAGTTTAGAATTTTACACtttattagtttatttgttttaaacaatagCAACTCATTaacttatttgattttgaagCTGAATTGTAAACATAAggactaagactttttttttgtaatgattgTTTGCGGATGTTGTATAACATTTCCATTGAATGGAAAGTAATAAGTTGATTAAGTATTTATTGATTGCTTAAAAGAGTACGACAGTCAAATAAATTGAGTTGAAGCCGGTAAAATTAAAACAGCTTTATTTTCAAGCATTTCCTTAAAATACACTAAGCAAATAATAAAGGTATATTGATAAACATTTCATCtaacaaattttaactaaaacgTTCGAACTCATTTTTCTTTTCACTCATAACATTGAAATAAAGCGATAATTTATAGTAACTTTAAGAGCTATTTTCGAGGATAATTCAAACACTCttctcttttttgttaaaaagaatatgTAACAAAATAACgcctatcaaaaaaaattgttgaacactatacaaagtttaattaaaatcgtTTGAGGGGGGTGAATAGGTCCGTCTGGTAGATCACAAATAAATGCTCTGCCTCAAAATCCACATTGAATATCATCACAGTGTGTATATAGACCAACACCCAAAAATACACAAAGTTATATAATATTGAAAGTTTTCCGCACTTGTTTATGAGGATTCccaccaatttttattttggattattttttaaacaactaaacaaataaaaaaattcaaatttcttagACTGACTTCTAGTTTTCAGTGTgacattcaaatatttgttaaacgTTTAACTTCGTCTTTTCACACCTTtttaaactgaataaaaaacagCACCTTTCAAGAGAtattagaatttcaaaaaaaaactataatttttttaatttctggttttaaatgtttgtagaaAATAATTTCCCAGAAGGATTGTACTTGTTGTATATTGTTAAAGATTAATTTCTTCTTAttcatgtattttaaaaaccaacgTCTTTTCACACCTTTTTAAACTGAATAAGAAACAGCACCTTTCAAGAGATATtagaatttcagaaaaaaaactataattttttcaatttccggTTTTCAATGTTTGTAGAAAATAATTTCCCAGAACGATTGTACTTGTGGTATATTGTTAAAGATTAATTTCTTCTTAttcatgtattttaaaaaacaacgtcTTTTCACACCTTtttaaactgaataaaaaacagCACCTTTCAAGAGAtattagaatttcaaaaaaaaaaactataattttttcaatttccggTTTTCAATGTTTGTAGAAAATAATTTCCCAGAACGATTGTACTTGTTGTATATTGTCAAAGAATAATTTGatcttattaatttatttaaaaaaaaacaacaaatgtttACTCCTATAATAAACCATCAATATTTGTACCTTCGAATCTGCGATtcttaaccatttttaaaattcactagTTAATTTGCTTGCTC
This window of the Eupeodes corollae chromosome 3, idEupCoro1.1, whole genome shotgun sequence genome carries:
- the LOC129952974 gene encoding putative inorganic phosphate cotransporter isoform X1 yields the protein MKKPNVSHLMVKAKEAGTVPTNIPRPKQIFGIRHVQCALIFFALAVAYALRVNMSVAIVAMTDKSTNTKFDEYDWTESTKSLILSSFFWGYVVTQVPAGQLAQRYGAKLVVFWGVLICSILAILTPICAKIGGSPLVCTLRVIQGLCQGTVFPSSHNLLSKWAPFAERGKLGTISYSGVQFGTALMLCISGELASSAFGWPSIFYISGAAGCVWAVLWFFFASSCPAENRFISEEEKLYIEMIPTDEDPGAGKNELKPKLPTPWLDILTSVPFYVVLCAHCANNWGFWTLLTEIPTYMKNILGMDIKSNALLSSLPYWAMFLLCFVFLIISEILSRNKCMGLAFSRKLFNTLGHWIPAIGLIGMGYMDGDNVLLAIIFLTLTVGMNASCYLGFQMNHIDLSSNFAGTLMGLTNCAANIMSIIAPLMVGFIVTDEKNPDQWRIVFFIAAAFFFVGNLLFILFGKFTTQSWNEPKTVTIKNVTNGQNVVLMESQN
- the LOC129952974 gene encoding putative inorganic phosphate cotransporter isoform X2, with translation MVKNRRFEEQIFGIRHVQCALIFFALAVAYALRVNMSVAIVAMTDKSTNTKFDEYDWTESTKSLILSSFFWGYVVTQVPAGQLAQRYGAKLVVFWGVLICSILAILTPICAKIGGSPLVCTLRVIQGLCQGTVFPSSHNLLSKWAPFAERGKLGTISYSGVQFGTALMLCISGELASSAFGWPSIFYISGAAGCVWAVLWFFFASSCPAENRFISEEEKLYIEMIPTDEDPGAGKNELKPKLPTPWLDILTSVPFYVVLCAHCANNWGFWTLLTEIPTYMKNILGMDIKSNALLSSLPYWAMFLLCFVFLIISEILSRNKCMGLAFSRKLFNTLGHWIPAIGLIGMGYMDGDNVLLAIIFLTLTVGMNASCYLGFQMNHIDLSSNFAGTLMGLTNCAANIMSIIAPLMVGFIVTDEKNPDQWRIVFFIAAAFFFVGNLLFILFGKFTTQSWNEPKTVTIKNVTNGQNVVLMESQN